TATCAACGCCGCCGCCCGCATGCACGACATGTCGTACAGCGTGTTCATCAACGGCCTCCACGCCGCGGGTATCGAGATCGACCGTAAGGTCCTCGCCGACCTCGCCGTGCGCGAGCCGGAAGCGTTCGCGCTCATCGCCGAGCAGGTTCGCAAGGCGATCGAGGCCAACACGGCTGCCGCGTAACGAACACGTGCAGCACGCCGTGAACGGCTGCGCCGTTCGTGGTTAAGTTGTAGGGCCGGCATCGACGCGATGTCGGCCCTTCGTGCATCCGCGGCGGACTCGCTCCGCCACCCGTCGCGATCCCCCGATTTCCGATTTCGTCTCGTGCAACTTTCCGAGTACCTCGCCCAGGCGAATGCCCTCGCGCAGGACGCGCGTGCGCTCCTTGACGGGCTCGAACCCGACACGCGCCTCGACGCGGCCAAGGGGCAGCTCAACGCCCTGAAGGATGACCGGCTCGCCGCGCTCCAGGGCGCCCTCCGCGCGCTGCCAGCCGAAGATCGCCGCGCCGCCGGTACGGCGTTCAACACGCTCAAGCAGGGCATCCAGGAAGCACTCGACGTCTTCGCGGCGCGACAGGCCTCGGCGGCCGGTGTCTCGACGTTCGACGCGACGATGCCGGCGCGCGGCATGTGGCGTGGCTCGTTGCATCCGGTCACGCTCGTGATCGACGAGATCTGCGAGATCTTCCGCGAGCTCGGATTCACCATCGCCCTCGGGCCGGAAGCGGAAACGGAGTGGTACAACTTCGGCGCGCTCAACTTCCCGCCCGATCACCCGGCGATGGAGCTGCACGACACGTTGTACCTCGGAAAGGACACGCTGCTGCGCACACACACGTCGCCGGTGCAAGTGCGTACGCTGCAGACGTACAAGCCGCCGGTGCGCGTGCTCGCACCAGGGCAGGTGTATCGCCGCGACTTCTTCGACGCGACACACGCGCCGGCGTTCATGCAGTTGGAAGGACTGGCCGTGGACGAAGGCATTTCGTTCGTGGATCTCAAGGCCACACTCGCCGAGTTCGCGCGTCGGTTCTACGGCGCCTCGCGTCGCGTACGCTTCGGTCCGTCGTATTTTCCGTTCGTCGAGCCGGGCGCGCAGATGGATGTCGAAGTGGATCTGAACGACGGCAAGGGTCTGCGTTGGGTCGAGATCCTCGGCTGTGGTATGGTGCACCCGCATGTGCTCGAGGACGCAGGCCTCGACAGCGAGAAGTTCACCGGATGGGCGTTCGGTATGGGACCGGCGCGCATTGCGATGTCGCGCTACGACATCAGCGACATCCGTGTTCTGTACGATTCCGACGTCCGTTTCCTGGAGCAGTTCGCGCGATGATCGTTTCTCATGAATGGCTCAAACAGTTCGTGCCGCACACGCGTTCCGCGCAGGACATCGGTGATGCGCTCAGCCGACACTGTGTCACGCTAGACCACATCGAGCGGCTCGGTGCCGAACTCGCGTCGTTCGTCGTCGCGCAGGTCGTCGAAGCCGGGCGCCATCCCAATTCCGATCATCTGTGGGTGACCAAAGTGGACGATGGCAGCGGGACGCTGCTCGATGTCGTCTGCGGCGCGCCGAATGTCGTGGTCGGCACCAAGTATCCGTTCGCACGCACCGGCACGATCATGCCGGGTGGCCTCAAGATCGAAAAGCGTAAGATTCGCGGCGAGACGAGCAACGGGATGCTCTGCTCGTCGCGTGAGCTCGGCCTCGGTCAGGAGCACGACGGCATCCTCGCGCTCGAGACCGACGCCGCGCCGGGCACACCGTTGCTCGACGTGCTGCCGATTGCCGATGCACGACTCGATCTCGACGTGTTGCCGAATCGCCCCGATCTGCTGTCGCATGTCGGCGTGGCGCGCGAAGTCGCCGCCGTGCTTGGCGTGCCGATGTCCGAGCGTCCCGCCGAGATCGCGTCGGCCGCGCCCAATGTGCCGGTGCACGGTGCCCCGTCGAGTGCCGCCGGCGCGCAGGCGACGGTACGGATCGACGATGCCGTCAGCTGTCCGCGGTACGTCGCGGCAGTGATTACCGGCGTCCAGGTCGGCCCGAGTCCCGATTGGCTGCGCCAGCGGCTCGAGAGCATCGGACAGCGCAGCATCAGCAACGTCGTCGATGCCACCAACTATGTGCTGCACGGCCTCGGTCAGCCCGTGCATGCCTTCGATCTCGCCAAGCTGGCGGGCAAGGGTATCGTGG
This region of Gemmatimonas groenlandica genomic DNA includes:
- the pheS gene encoding phenylalanine--tRNA ligase subunit alpha, whose protein sequence is MQLSEYLAQANALAQDARALLDGLEPDTRLDAAKGQLNALKDDRLAALQGALRALPAEDRRAAGTAFNTLKQGIQEALDVFAARQASAAGVSTFDATMPARGMWRGSLHPVTLVIDEICEIFRELGFTIALGPEAETEWYNFGALNFPPDHPAMELHDTLYLGKDTLLRTHTSPVQVRTLQTYKPPVRVLAPGQVYRRDFFDATHAPAFMQLEGLAVDEGISFVDLKATLAEFARRFYGASRRVRFGPSYFPFVEPGAQMDVEVDLNDGKGLRWVEILGCGMVHPHVLEDAGLDSEKFTGWAFGMGPARIAMSRYDISDIRVLYDSDVRFLEQFAR